A stretch of Telopea speciosissima isolate NSW1024214 ecotype Mountain lineage chromosome 11, Tspe_v1, whole genome shotgun sequence DNA encodes these proteins:
- the LOC122644752 gene encoding uncharacterized protein LOC122644752: protein MAAPINNTLMSLITQSKLTGPNYEDWHCNIMLLLKAEGLNSVLTEESPTIPSTDMDGTEDIAEFTAEQLKERVDIFKSYHQRDSKTQLYILNSIDKSIVEFVKGISSAGDMMAKIKELYSQQDTHIEYKLVDKIHSLKLEPETPVLDHVMKIQNLFEQLEGLGSEKFSLKYKRNIIFKSLPGSFSPFIFNFNMNKLDVQLTELGNILQEVKRAIKKERQKCTSPR from the coding sequence ATGGCTGCCCCAATCAACAACACCCTTATGTCACTTATCACCCAATCAAAATTGACCGGACCAAATTATGAGGATTGGCATTGTAACATTATGCTCCTTCTCAAGGCTGAGGGACTTAACTCTGTCCTAACAGAAGAGTCTCCCACTATACCATCCACTGACATGGATGGAACTGAGGATATTGCTGAATTTACCGCAGAACAACTTAAGGAAAGGGTGGACATCTTCAAATCCTACCATCAAAGGGATTCGAAGACCCAATTGTACATTCTGAATTCCATTGACAAATCGATTGTCGAGTTTGTCAAGGGAATATCTTCTGCGGGTGACATGATGGCTAAAATCAAGGAGTTGTATAGCCAACAAGATACCCACATAGAGTACAAGTTGGTGGATAAGATCCATAGTCTCAAGCTGGAACCTGAAACTCCGGTCTTGGACCACGTGATGAAAATTCAAAACTTGTTCGAACAATTGGAGGGTTTAGGTTCTGAAAAGTTCTCCTTGAAGTATAAGAGGAACATTATTTTTAAATCTCTCCCCGGCTCATTTAGCCCatttattttcaacttcaatATGAACAAGTTAGATGTTCAGTTGACTGAACTGGGTAATATATTACAAGAAGTCAAGAGAGcgattaaaaaggaaaggcagaAGTGCACCTCACCGAGGTGA